A single window of Streptomyces aquilus DNA harbors:
- a CDS encoding phosphotriesterase family protein produces the protein MSAVRTVLGDVDPAGLGVCDAHDHLFFGSPRLPGQELRDVSAARAELVAFRAEGGGAVVQWTPYGMGRRAADLPPLSRETGVAVVAATGLHQAVHYDERVLEELRGPRLAELFVAELTAGIGTSGVRAGLIKVAGGFHALDAHARWTMRAAAEAHHATGAPIAVHLELGTGALDVLDLLCGECGVPPHRVVLGHLNRSPDSVTHLQAAASGCWLAFDGPSRAHHATDWRMPDAVRALAEAGYGDRLLLGGDTTTAAARSVDGGPGMPYLLRRVRPRLVAAVGAEAVERMMTVNPGRAFAVDWR, from the coding sequence GTGAGCGCGGTCCGCACGGTCCTCGGCGACGTGGACCCCGCGGGTCTCGGGGTGTGCGACGCGCACGACCACCTGTTCTTCGGCAGCCCTCGGCTGCCGGGCCAGGAGCTGCGGGACGTGTCCGCGGCCCGCGCCGAGCTGGTCGCCTTCCGGGCCGAGGGCGGCGGTGCGGTGGTGCAGTGGACGCCGTACGGCATGGGGCGGCGGGCCGCCGATCTCCCGCCGCTGTCCCGGGAGACGGGGGTCGCCGTGGTCGCCGCGACCGGGCTGCACCAGGCCGTCCACTACGACGAGCGGGTCCTGGAGGAGCTGCGGGGACCCCGGCTCGCGGAGCTCTTCGTCGCCGAACTCACCGCCGGTATCGGCACGTCGGGGGTGCGGGCCGGGCTGATCAAGGTGGCGGGCGGTTTCCACGCGCTCGACGCGCACGCGCGCTGGACGATGCGGGCGGCGGCCGAGGCCCACCACGCGACCGGGGCGCCGATCGCGGTCCACCTGGAACTGGGCACCGGCGCACTGGACGTACTGGACCTCCTGTGCGGCGAGTGCGGCGTGCCGCCGCACCGGGTGGTCCTGGGGCACCTCAACCGCTCCCCCGACTCGGTCACGCATCTGCAAGCGGCGGCTTCCGGCTGCTGGCTCGCCTTCGACGGGCCGTCGCGCGCCCACCACGCCACCGACTGGCGGATGCCGGACGCGGTGCGGGCCCTGGCCGAGGCAGGGTACGGCGACCGGCTGCTGCTGGGCGGCGACACGACGACCGCGGCGGCCCGCTCGGTCGACGGCGGACCGGGGATGCCGTATCTGCTGCGCCGGGTGCGGCCGCGGCTGGTGGCGGCCGTCGGTGCCGAGGCGGTGGAGCGCATGATGACGGTGAACCCCGGCCGGGCCTTCGCCGTCGACTGGCGGTGA
- a CDS encoding SHOCT domain-containing protein, which yields MQTLAHWDGGPGPWILLFPLIWAAVVVGAVTVLRRTVWRGRGGPRRFAVDDNSPLTVLGHRFASGEIDEDEYWRRLSVLDEQFGRHTGKGGAA from the coding sequence ATGCAGACCCTGGCGCACTGGGACGGCGGGCCCGGCCCGTGGATCCTTCTCTTCCCGCTGATCTGGGCGGCCGTCGTCGTCGGCGCCGTCACCGTCCTGCGCCGCACGGTGTGGCGCGGCCGCGGCGGCCCCCGCCGGTTCGCCGTCGACGACAACTCACCCCTGACCGTGCTCGGCCACCGCTTCGCCTCCGGCGAGATCGACGAGGACGAGTACTGGCGCCGGCTCTCCGTCCTGGACGAGCAGTTCGGCCGCCACACGGGCAAGGGCGGTGCGGCATGA
- a CDS encoding DUF4865 family protein: MHAMQYELTLPATYDMDVIRARVAAKGHLLDAWEGLGLKAYLMRERGEHGSPVNQYAPFYLWNSVEGMNSFLWGGGFQGLSDDFGRPSVRQWTGLAYEEGGAVGSPARVAVRRRRPVPEGVELGDFTADAAGEARRWAGEDGALLAAAAVDTSRWELVHFSLWAHDTPKAEGDVFQVLHLSAPGLDRLPHGRQW; the protein is encoded by the coding sequence ATGCACGCCATGCAGTACGAGCTCACCTTGCCCGCCACCTACGACATGGACGTCATCCGGGCCCGCGTCGCCGCCAAGGGACATCTCCTCGACGCCTGGGAGGGCCTGGGCCTGAAGGCCTATCTGATGCGGGAGCGCGGCGAGCATGGCTCCCCCGTGAACCAGTACGCGCCCTTCTACCTCTGGAACAGCGTCGAGGGCATGAACTCCTTTCTCTGGGGCGGCGGTTTCCAGGGGCTGAGCGACGACTTCGGCCGGCCTTCGGTGCGGCAGTGGACCGGTCTGGCGTACGAGGAGGGCGGCGCCGTCGGCTCTCCCGCGCGGGTCGCGGTGCGGCGGCGTCGCCCCGTGCCGGAGGGCGTGGAGCTGGGCGACTTCACGGCGGACGCGGCGGGTGAGGCGAGGCGGTGGGCGGGCGAGGACGGGGCGCTGCTCGCCGCGGCCGCCGTCGACACGTCCCGCTGGGAGCTCGTCCACTTCTCGCTGTGGGCGCACGACACCCCCAAGGCGGAAGGCGATGTCTTCCAGGTCCTGCACCTGTCGGCGCCGGGCCTGGACCGACTGCCCCACGGACGCCAGTGGTGA
- a CDS encoding S-(hydroxymethyl)mycothiol dehydrogenase yields MTHQVRAVVARGKGAPVSLETIIVPDPGPGEALVKIEACGVCHTDLHYREGGINDDFPFLLGHEAAGVVESVGEGVTDVAPGDFVILNWRAVCGQCRACLRGRPQYCFNTHNAKQKMTLASTGEELSPALGIGAFAEKTLVAAGQCTKVDRSASAAAAGLLGCGVMAGIGAAINTGGVGRGDSVAVIGCGGVGAAAIAGSALAGAAKVIAVDIDDRKLETAKRLGATHTVNSRENDAVEAIRELTGGFGADVVIEAVGRPETYQQAFYARDLAGTVVLVGVPTPEMKLELPLLDVFGRGGALKSSWYGDCLPSRDFPMLIDLYLQGRLDLDAFVTETIALDEVEKAFERMHDGDVLRSVVVF; encoded by the coding sequence ATGACGCACCAGGTCCGTGCCGTCGTCGCGCGGGGCAAGGGCGCCCCCGTCAGCCTGGAGACGATCATCGTGCCCGACCCGGGTCCGGGTGAGGCGCTGGTGAAGATCGAGGCCTGCGGGGTCTGCCACACCGATCTGCACTACCGCGAGGGCGGCATCAACGACGACTTCCCCTTCCTGCTGGGCCATGAGGCCGCGGGTGTCGTGGAGTCGGTGGGGGAGGGCGTCACCGACGTGGCCCCCGGTGACTTCGTGATCCTCAACTGGCGTGCGGTGTGCGGGCAGTGCCGGGCCTGTCTGCGCGGTCGGCCCCAGTACTGCTTCAACACGCACAACGCCAAGCAGAAGATGACCTTGGCCTCGACCGGCGAGGAGCTGTCGCCCGCGCTGGGGATCGGCGCGTTCGCGGAGAAGACGCTGGTGGCGGCGGGACAGTGCACCAAGGTCGACCGGTCGGCGTCGGCGGCCGCCGCCGGGCTGCTGGGCTGCGGGGTGATGGCCGGCATCGGCGCGGCCATCAACACCGGCGGCGTCGGACGCGGCGACTCGGTCGCCGTCATCGGCTGCGGCGGCGTCGGCGCCGCGGCGATCGCCGGGTCCGCTCTGGCGGGCGCGGCGAAGGTCATCGCCGTCGACATCGACGACCGCAAGCTGGAGACCGCGAAGAGGCTGGGCGCCACCCACACGGTCAACTCGCGTGAGAACGACGCGGTCGAGGCCATCCGCGAGCTGACCGGCGGCTTCGGCGCCGACGTCGTCATCGAGGCGGTAGGCCGGCCGGAGACCTACCAGCAGGCGTTCTACGCCCGCGACCTCGCCGGCACGGTCGTCCTCGTCGGTGTGCCGACCCCGGAGATGAAGCTCGAACTGCCGCTGCTGGACGTGTTCGGCCGCGGTGGCGCGCTGAAGTCCTCCTGGTACGGCGACTGCCTCCCGAGCCGCGACTTCCCCATGCTCATCGACCTCTACCTCCAGGGCCGGCTCGACCTCGACGCCTTCGTCACCGAGACCATCGCCCTGGACGAGGTCGAGAAGGCCTTCGAGCGGATGCACGACGGCGACGTCCTGCGCTCTGTGGTGGTCTTCTGA
- a CDS encoding NAD(P)/FAD-dependent oxidoreductase gives MRTVAVVGASLAGLSAARSLRKQGYDGRLVVVGDEPHRPYDRPPLSKEFLAGSLAEAELALEGDDEDLAAEWLLGTRAVALDHRGRKVRLADGREVRADGFVLATGAAARTLPGSEGLAGVHTLRTLDDARALRDELARGGRLVVIGGGFIGAEVASTAYALGLEVTVVEAAPTPLAGPLGEAMGAVVSGLHADHGVRLVCGVGVKGLSGESRVDAVLLEDGRSLPADIVVVGVGARPNVEWLEGSGIALDNGVKCGADGRTSLAGVVAVGDCANWYDPRAGHHRRVEHWTGARERPDAAIATLLAQGAVEPGVPRPPYFWSDQYGVKIQFAGHAAAADSVTVEAGSADGRDVLAVYRRAGDPVAVLGMNQPRLFTRWRKQLGAPR, from the coding sequence GTGAGGACCGTCGCCGTGGTCGGCGCCTCGCTGGCCGGCCTGTCGGCGGCGCGCTCGCTGCGCAAGCAGGGCTACGACGGCCGGCTGGTCGTCGTCGGGGACGAACCGCACCGCCCCTACGACCGGCCCCCGCTGTCCAAGGAGTTCCTGGCCGGCAGCCTCGCCGAGGCCGAACTCGCCCTGGAGGGCGACGACGAGGACCTGGCGGCGGAATGGCTGCTCGGCACCCGCGCGGTCGCCCTCGACCACCGCGGCCGTAAGGTCCGGCTCGCCGACGGACGCGAGGTCCGCGCCGACGGCTTCGTCCTCGCGACCGGCGCCGCGGCCCGCACCCTGCCCGGCTCCGAGGGACTTGCCGGGGTGCACACGCTGCGCACCCTGGACGACGCCCGCGCCCTGCGCGACGAACTGGCCCGCGGCGGACGGCTGGTGGTGATCGGCGGTGGGTTCATCGGCGCCGAGGTCGCCTCCACCGCGTACGCCCTGGGCCTGGAGGTGACCGTCGTCGAGGCGGCCCCGACCCCGCTCGCCGGCCCGCTCGGCGAGGCGATGGGCGCCGTCGTCTCCGGTCTCCACGCCGACCACGGCGTACGACTGGTGTGCGGCGTCGGTGTGAAGGGGCTGAGCGGTGAGAGCCGCGTCGACGCCGTCCTGCTGGAGGACGGCCGCAGCCTTCCCGCCGACATCGTGGTCGTCGGCGTGGGTGCGCGCCCCAACGTCGAGTGGCTGGAAGGCTCCGGCATCGCCCTCGACAACGGCGTCAAGTGCGGCGCCGACGGCCGCACCAGCCTGGCCGGCGTGGTCGCGGTCGGCGACTGCGCCAACTGGTACGACCCGCGCGCGGGCCACCACCGCCGGGTCGAGCACTGGACCGGCGCCCGCGAGCGCCCCGACGCCGCGATCGCCACGCTGCTGGCGCAGGGCGCGGTGGAACCGGGGGTGCCCCGGCCGCCGTACTTCTGGTCCGACCAGTACGGCGTGAAGATCCAGTTCGCCGGTCACGCCGCCGCTGCCGACAGCGTGACCGTCGAGGCGGGCAGTGCGGACGGCCGTGACGTGCTGGCCGTCTACCGGCGGGCCGGCGACCCGGTCGCCGTGCTCGGGATGAACCAGCCGAGGCTGTTCACGCGCTGGCGCAAGCAGCTTGGCGCTCCGCGGTGA
- a CDS encoding TetR/AcrR family transcriptional regulator, with translation MYSESMSTPERLIESTRELLWERGYVGTSPKAILERSGAGQGSMYHHFQGKPDLALAAIRRTAEEMRATAEGVLGGPGTPYERIEAYLLRERDVLRGCPVGRLTMDPDVVASEELRAPVDETLDWLRERIAGIVEEGKEQGQFAPALDGEAIAATVVATVQGGYVLARAAGSPGAFDAGVRGLLSLLAPR, from the coding sequence ATGTACAGTGAATCCATGAGCACCCCGGAGCGACTGATCGAGTCCACCCGCGAGCTGCTGTGGGAACGCGGCTACGTCGGCACCAGCCCCAAGGCCATCCTGGAGCGCTCGGGCGCCGGGCAGGGCAGCATGTACCACCACTTCCAGGGCAAGCCCGACCTCGCGCTGGCCGCGATCCGGCGCACGGCCGAGGAGATGCGGGCTACCGCGGAGGGAGTACTGGGCGGGCCGGGGACACCGTACGAGCGCATCGAGGCGTATCTGCTGCGCGAGCGCGACGTGCTGCGCGGCTGCCCGGTCGGCCGGCTGACCATGGACCCGGACGTCGTCGCGAGCGAGGAGCTGCGCGCGCCGGTCGACGAGACGCTCGACTGGCTCCGGGAACGGATCGCCGGGATCGTCGAAGAGGGCAAGGAACAGGGCCAGTTCGCGCCCGCGCTGGACGGCGAGGCCATCGCGGCCACCGTCGTCGCCACCGTCCAGGGCGGCTACGTCCTGGCCCGCGCGGCCGGCTCGCCGGGAGCGTTCGACGCGGGCGTCCGGGGGCTGCTGTCGCTCCTCGCACCTCGATAG
- a CDS encoding DUF1272 domain-containing protein codes for MALEMRDRCERCETAELPPDAAARICVYECTYCVACSEAMQNICPNCGGELVPRPRPARTDPA; via the coding sequence ATGGCACTGGAAATGCGCGACCGTTGCGAGCGCTGTGAGACGGCCGAGTTGCCGCCCGACGCCGCCGCCCGCATCTGCGTCTACGAGTGCACGTACTGCGTCGCGTGCAGCGAGGCCATGCAGAACATCTGCCCGAACTGCGGCGGCGAACTGGTCCCCCGACCACGCCCCGCCCGAACGGACCCGGCCTGA
- a CDS encoding ABC transporter permease: protein MNAAVRLSTSSLRAHKRRFAGTFLAVFLGVAFLAGTLVMGDTLRASFDTMFGRATSGTDAVVRSADAITTPGESQGVRAPVPADLVDAIETVPGVAAAAPDIQGAGQLVGADGDPIGGKGPPTLAGNWITDPELNAYQLAEGRAPARSGEVVIDRGTAERGGLHLGDTTTLRTPDPVRVTVVGLATFGGEDGMAQVTFTGMTRADAEKYLTARPGEASTIKVRAAPGVGQQQLVDRLTPVLPKGVEAITGQESAEENTDMISSQFLTVFTLFLLVFSGVALLVATFSIHNTFAIVVAQRTRENALLRALGASRRQVTASTLVEATVVAVTASVAGLAGGIGIAAGLKALFPAIGFPFPEGDLVVSALSLLLPLAVGTVVCLGSALLPAVRAGRTAPMAALRETAVDTSAASRVRAVTGLGLGALALGLTIGGVLVTPSLWLAGAGAVLALAAFVVLGPVASTTAVRVLGSPLDRLRGVTGALARRNALRSPRRTAATASALMIGVAVVALFTVFAASLKATMDQTVSRSFAGDVAVSTPSFGAGGSGLSPRLAGAVAELPEVDTAVGLGRGVAEVDGKGRALTVTDPLALARTFDLGDVRGSLAGLGTDGIAVTESEADKQSLKPGDQARLTFTDGETRTFTVRAVYGRSELAGDYVITRAAWAPHRTQDSDTLLAVSFKDGVDTDTGKAAVEKVAEHYGNPEVQTRDEYAQSSAGGIDMMLTLVYALLALAVLIALLGIANTLTLAIHERTRELGLLRAVGQTRSQLRAMVRWEAVLVAAFGTVGGLGLGAFLGWVLVKASDGASDSAFAFAMPPARLAIVALVGLAAGALAGLRPAGRAARLDVLRAIATE, encoded by the coding sequence GTGAACGCCGCCGTACGCCTCAGCACCTCGTCCCTGCGCGCCCACAAGCGACGTTTCGCCGGGACCTTCCTCGCCGTGTTCCTCGGCGTCGCCTTCCTGGCGGGCACCCTCGTCATGGGCGACACCCTGCGCGCCAGCTTCGACACGATGTTCGGGCGGGCCACCAGCGGCACGGACGCCGTGGTCCGCAGCGCCGACGCCATCACCACCCCCGGCGAGAGCCAGGGCGTGCGGGCGCCGGTCCCCGCGGACCTCGTGGACGCCATCGAGACGGTCCCCGGCGTGGCCGCGGCCGCCCCCGACATCCAGGGCGCCGGCCAGCTCGTCGGCGCCGACGGAGACCCCATCGGCGGCAAGGGCCCGCCCACCCTCGCGGGCAACTGGATCACGGACCCCGAGCTCAACGCCTACCAACTGGCCGAGGGCCGCGCCCCCGCCCGGTCCGGCGAGGTCGTCATCGACCGGGGCACCGCCGAGCGGGGCGGCCTGCACCTCGGCGACACGACGACCCTGCGGACCCCCGACCCCGTGCGGGTGACCGTCGTCGGCCTGGCCACCTTCGGCGGCGAGGACGGCATGGCCCAGGTGACCTTCACCGGCATGACCCGGGCGGACGCCGAGAAGTACCTGACGGCCCGGCCGGGCGAGGCGTCGACCATCAAGGTCCGGGCCGCCCCCGGGGTCGGTCAGCAGCAGCTGGTGGACCGGCTGACTCCCGTGCTCCCCAAGGGAGTCGAGGCCATCACCGGCCAGGAGTCGGCGGAGGAGAACACCGACATGATCTCCAGCCAGTTCCTGACCGTCTTCACCCTCTTCCTCCTCGTCTTCTCTGGCGTCGCCCTGCTGGTCGCGACCTTCTCCATCCACAACACCTTCGCGATCGTCGTCGCCCAACGCACCCGCGAGAACGCCCTGTTGCGCGCCCTCGGCGCCTCCCGGCGCCAGGTCACCGCGTCGACCCTGGTGGAGGCCACCGTGGTCGCGGTGACCGCCTCGGTCGCGGGCCTCGCGGGCGGCATCGGCATCGCCGCGGGTCTGAAGGCCCTGTTCCCGGCGATCGGATTCCCCTTCCCCGAGGGCGACTTGGTGGTCAGCGCGCTGTCCCTGCTGCTGCCGCTCGCCGTGGGTACCGTCGTCTGCCTCGGCTCGGCGCTGCTGCCCGCCGTCCGCGCGGGCCGCACCGCGCCGATGGCGGCCCTGCGCGAGACGGCGGTCGACACCTCCGCCGCCTCCCGCGTCCGCGCCGTCACGGGGCTCGGCCTCGGCGCCCTCGCCCTGGGCCTGACGATCGGCGGCGTCCTGGTCACCCCGTCGCTGTGGCTCGCCGGCGCCGGAGCCGTGCTCGCCCTGGCCGCGTTCGTGGTGCTCGGCCCGGTCGCCTCCACCACGGCGGTACGGGTTCTCGGCAGCCCCCTCGACCGGCTGCGGGGCGTCACCGGCGCTCTCGCCCGCCGCAACGCCCTGCGCAGCCCGAGGCGGACGGCCGCCACCGCGAGCGCGCTGATGATCGGCGTCGCCGTCGTGGCCCTGTTCACCGTGTTCGCCGCCTCGCTGAAGGCGACCATGGACCAGACGGTCTCGCGCTCCTTCGCGGGCGACGTGGCCGTCAGTACCCCGTCGTTCGGCGCCGGCGGCAGCGGACTGAGCCCCCGGCTGGCGGGTGCCGTGGCCGAGCTGCCCGAGGTGGACACGGCCGTCGGCCTCGGCCGCGGGGTCGCCGAAGTCGACGGCAAGGGACGGGCGTTGACCGTCACCGACCCGCTCGCTCTGGCGCGCACCTTCGACCTGGGCGACGTGAGGGGCTCCCTGGCGGGCCTCGGCACCGACGGCATCGCCGTCACCGAGAGCGAGGCCGACAAGCAAAGCCTGAAGCCCGGCGACCAGGCCCGGCTCACCTTCACCGACGGCGAGACCAGGACCTTCACGGTCCGTGCCGTCTACGGACGCTCCGAACTGGCCGGCGACTACGTCATCACCCGCGCCGCCTGGGCACCGCACCGCACCCAGGACTCCGACACCCTGCTGGCCGTGTCGTTCAAGGACGGCGTCGACACGGACACCGGCAAGGCCGCGGTGGAGAAGGTGGCGGAGCACTACGGCAACCCCGAGGTGCAGACCCGGGACGAGTACGCGCAGTCGTCGGCGGGCGGCATCGACATGATGCTCACCCTCGTCTACGCCCTGCTGGCCCTCGCCGTCCTCATCGCCCTGCTCGGCATCGCCAACACGCTGACCCTGGCGATCCACGAACGCACCCGCGAACTGGGCCTGTTGCGGGCCGTCGGACAGACCCGCTCCCAACTGCGGGCCATGGTCCGCTGGGAGGCGGTCCTGGTCGCCGCCTTCGGCACCGTCGGCGGTCTCGGCCTCGGCGCCTTCCTGGGCTGGGTCCTGGTCAAGGCCTCCGACGGCGCGAGCGACAGCGCCTTCGCCTTCGCGATGCCGCCGGCGCGACTGGCGATCGTGGCCCTGGTCGGCCTCGCGGCGGGCGCCCTGGCGGGCCTGCGTCCGGCCGGCCGGGCCGCTCGCCTGGACGTACTGCGGGCCATCGCCACGGAGTGA
- a CDS encoding bifunctional 3-phenylpropionate/cinnamic acid dioxygenase ferredoxin subunit has protein sequence MMIPACRLADLPRGEAHRLDIDPPVSVFHTDDGELFAIDDTCTHQDASLADGWLEGCEVECPLHASKFDLRTGAVDAPPAKLPVRTHEVVVEDGMIYVQLSLAAPNLPPCISARLAGGPA, from the coding sequence ATGATGATTCCCGCGTGCCGTCTCGCGGATCTCCCGCGAGGTGAGGCCCACCGGCTCGACATCGATCCGCCGGTCTCGGTGTTCCACACCGACGACGGCGAGCTCTTCGCCATCGACGACACCTGCACCCACCAGGACGCGTCGCTCGCCGACGGCTGGCTGGAGGGCTGCGAGGTGGAATGCCCGCTGCACGCCTCGAAGTTCGACCTGCGCACCGGCGCGGTGGACGCCCCGCCGGCCAAGCTCCCGGTGCGGACCCACGAGGTCGTCGTCGAGGACGGCATGATCTACGTCCAGTTGTCCCTGGCGGCTCCCAACCTGCCGCCCTGCATCTCGGCCCGGCTCGCCGGAGGTCCCGCGTGA
- a CDS encoding MBL fold metallo-hydrolase, translating into MAARIEHLVTSGTFSLDGGTWDVDNNVWIVGDDTEVIVIDAAHDAEAIAAAVGGRTLRAVVCTHAHNDHIDAAPALAERTGAPVLLHPDDLPLWKQTHPERAPDAELTDGQGISVAGIELTVLHTPGHAPGAVCLYAPALTALFSGDTLFCGGPGATGRSYSHFPTIIDSIRDRLLTLPGDTVVHTGHGETTTLGAEAPHLQEWIDRGF; encoded by the coding sequence ATGGCCGCCCGCATCGAGCACCTCGTCACCTCGGGGACGTTCTCCCTGGACGGCGGCACCTGGGACGTCGACAACAACGTGTGGATCGTCGGCGACGACACCGAGGTGATCGTCATCGACGCCGCCCACGACGCCGAGGCGATCGCGGCGGCGGTCGGCGGGCGCACCCTGCGGGCCGTCGTGTGCACCCACGCCCACAACGACCACATCGACGCCGCGCCCGCGCTCGCCGAACGCACCGGCGCCCCGGTGCTGCTCCACCCGGACGACCTCCCGCTGTGGAAGCAGACCCACCCTGAGCGGGCGCCGGACGCCGAACTCACCGACGGACAGGGCATCTCGGTGGCCGGCATCGAGCTCACCGTGCTGCACACGCCAGGCCACGCGCCGGGAGCGGTCTGCCTGTACGCGCCGGCCCTGACGGCCCTGTTCAGCGGCGACACGCTGTTCTGCGGCGGACCGGGGGCGACGGGACGGTCGTACAGCCATTTCCCGACCATCATCGACTCGATCCGGGACCGGCTGCTGACGCTTCCCGGCGACACCGTCGTCCACACCGGGCACGGGGAGACGACCACCCTCGGCGCGGAGGCCCCGCACCTCCAGGAGTGGATCGACCGCGGCTTCTGA
- a CDS encoding ABC transporter ATP-binding protein, protein MTVTTEVRTAARVVDAVKVYGGGDTAVRALDGVSVAFPAGRFTAIMGPSGSGKSTLMHCAAGLDTLSAGAAYIGDTELGSLDDRRLTLLRRDRVGFVFQAFNLVPTLTVRENITLPLDLAGRKGDPEWVEALIDVVGLRDRLHHRPSELSGGQQQRVAVARAFAGQPDVVFADEPTGNLDSRSGGEVLGLLGRTVRHTSRTVVMVTHDPVAAAHADEVVFLADGRLVDRMTAPTAERVLDRMKAFDTGTSPAPEASS, encoded by the coding sequence ATGACCGTCACGACCGAGGTGCGCACCGCCGCACGCGTGGTCGACGCGGTGAAGGTGTACGGCGGTGGCGACACCGCCGTCCGCGCCCTGGACGGCGTCAGCGTCGCCTTCCCCGCCGGCCGCTTCACCGCGATCATGGGGCCCTCGGGCTCCGGCAAGTCCACCCTCATGCACTGCGCGGCCGGTCTCGACACTCTCAGCGCGGGCGCCGCCTACATCGGCGACACCGAACTGGGCTCCCTCGACGACCGCCGCCTGACCCTCCTGCGCCGGGACCGGGTCGGATTCGTCTTCCAGGCGTTCAACCTGGTGCCGACGCTGACCGTGCGGGAGAACATCACGCTCCCGCTCGACCTGGCCGGCCGCAAGGGCGACCCGGAGTGGGTGGAGGCCCTGATCGACGTCGTCGGTCTGCGTGACCGCCTGCACCACCGTCCGTCCGAGCTCTCCGGCGGGCAGCAGCAACGCGTCGCCGTGGCCCGGGCGTTCGCCGGACAGCCGGACGTCGTCTTCGCCGACGAACCCACCGGCAACCTCGACTCCCGCTCCGGCGGGGAGGTCCTCGGCCTCCTCGGCCGCACGGTGCGCCACACCTCCCGCACGGTCGTCATGGTCACCCACGACCCCGTGGCCGCCGCCCACGCCGACGAGGTCGTCTTCCTCGCCGACGGGCGTCTGGTGGACCGGATGACCGCGCCGACCGCCGAACGGGTCCTGGACCGCATGAAGGCCTTCGACACGGGGACCTCCCCGGCCCCGGAGGCGTCGTCGTGA